The DNA window CCGGGTGGTCGGCGTGGTGGAACTGAAGGCCGGCCAGCATCTGGCAATGCTGTTCGTCGCGCCGGAGCTGCAGGGGCAAGGCATTGGTCGTGCCCTGCTGCAGGCGGTGCTGCCGCAGGTGCGAGGCCCGCAGATGACCGTGCGCGCCTCGCTCAACGCGGTGCCCGCCTACGAACACTATGGATTCGTGCTGGATGGTGACGTCGGCCAGTTCAACGGCCTGATCTACCAGCCGCTGGTGTTGACGGTGCCCGCTTCGGCGGGTGCGGACCTGGGTCCGCACTGATCTCCAGCCCACATGCCGTGCTGCGCGTGCGACATAAGCAAACTGCATCAGCCAGCACCTCGACCGTTCCTACAATGGCCCCATCCCCCTGTCCTTCGAGATGCTGCCGATGCGCGTCGCGCTTTCCATGTTGCTGCTGGCCTCGGCCCTGAGCGCCTGCTCACCCGCTTCCGCTCCGGTGCCGACGGCGCAGGCCGCCTCCACCGCCCCGGCCTCTGCCATCGCCTGGCGCCAGGGCGATGTGGATGATGCCTTCAACGAAGCCGCCGAGAGTGGCAAGCCGGTGCTGCTGTACTGGGGCGCGGTGTGGTGCCCGCCGTGCAACCAGCTCAAGGCCGGGCTGTTCAAGGATCCGGCCTTCATCGCCCTGACCGGCAAATTCGTGCCGGTGTACCTGGACGGCGACGAGGAAGGCGCGCAGGCGTGGGGCGAACGCTTCGGCGTGCGCGGCTATCCGACCCTGATCGTGCTCGACCCGCAGCGCAACGAAATCACCCGCGTCGCCGGCGGCAACGACGCGGCCGAACTGACCCGTGCACTGACCGTCGCCGCCAGCCGCCGCAGCGCCGTCGCCGAGACTCTGGCCACCGCACTGGCGACGCCGGCCAAGCTTGGTGCCGAAGACTGGCAGGTGCTGGGCGACTACGGCTGGGAGGTCGATGCCAACCGCCTGGCCGGCAAGCGCAGCACGCAGGACGTGCTGCAGCAACTTGCCAAGGCCGCACCCGAACCTGCGCTGCAGCGTCGCTTCGCGCTGCTCGCCTTGGCTACAGCCGGGAAACCGACGACAGCGCCCACCCAGGTACGTGAGCTGTTGCAGGCCGTGCTGGCGCAGCCGGCGGAAGTACGTCGCAACCGCGAGCTGCTGGGCTATGCCGGCGCCGGGCTGGTCAAGCAGGCCAGCGCCGGTCCGGCCAGCAGCAATGCCCTCGGTCAGCAGCTGCTGGTCGCGCTGGAACGTGCCGATGCCGCGCGCGGTGATCGTGCTGACGATGCCT is part of the Stenotrophomonas lactitubi genome and encodes:
- a CDS encoding GNAT family N-acetyltransferase, giving the protein MTRIRPAHVDDLPAISAVCMAAFTAAVAPMLTAEGIATFGTVAAASAFAERLQGDNHILVAEQEGRVVGVVELKAGQHLAMLFVAPELQGQGIGRALLQAVLPQVRGPQMTVRASLNAVPAYEHYGFVLDGDVGQFNGLIYQPLVLTVPASAGADLGPH
- a CDS encoding thioredoxin family protein, translated to MLPMRVALSMLLLASALSACSPASAPVPTAQAASTAPASAIAWRQGDVDDAFNEAAESGKPVLLYWGAVWCPPCNQLKAGLFKDPAFIALTGKFVPVYLDGDEEGAQAWGERFGVRGYPTLIVLDPQRNEITRVAGGNDAAELTRALTVAASRRSAVAETLATALATPAKLGAEDWQVLGDYGWEVDANRLAGKRSTQDVLQQLAKAAPEPALQRRFALLALATAGKPTTAPTQVRELLQAVLAQPAEVRRNRELLGYAGAGLVKQASAGPASSNALGQQLLVALERADAARGDRADDALSRALTELVLARQQQPEGALPAALVERVKQRVTAADAAATDAHARQATISSAVYALRQVDDDAGAEALLLAELKRSEQPYYYMPELAELAEQRGDTAGALEWLKRAYEGAQGPATRVQWGVLYVEGLLRLAPDDAARIEQATEALIAELDKQPSGYHQRTRQRFERLAGQLQAWSAKHKGAETLARLQQRMQTACGDQVDSACKDWLS